A part of Corynebacterium afermentans subsp. lipophilum genomic DNA contains:
- a CDS encoding LLM class flavin-dependent oxidoreductase: MNAPLSLIDFCTRYPGESVGEATQRSVAFAQQAEALGYSRIWYAEHHNMSSIVSSSPAVLISHIGAKTSRIRLGAGGVMLPNHSPYVIAEQFGMLEELYPGRIDLGLGRAPGTDQQTLGRALRRDPRAAENFPQDVQELQAWLSNTSPLPGVTAMPGFNTNVPLIILGSSMFGASLAAQLGLPYAFASHFAPQHLEQATAYYRDNYQPSERHPEPYCIAAVNVTAAETEEDAKRQTKVVHRNRVRAFMGRQGKQLSDDQLDTVVNSYQGRQIIDMLRYTAEGTGEQVAEYLEAFRKTAQANELMISLQSASHDEVSRSMEILAEAWG; this comes from the coding sequence ATGAACGCTCCACTTTCTCTCATTGATTTCTGCACCCGCTACCCCGGCGAATCCGTCGGCGAAGCGACGCAGCGCTCCGTGGCCTTCGCCCAGCAGGCGGAGGCCTTGGGCTATTCGCGCATCTGGTACGCGGAGCACCACAACATGTCCAGCATCGTCTCCTCGTCTCCGGCGGTGCTGATCAGCCACATCGGCGCGAAGACCAGCCGCATCCGCCTCGGCGCCGGCGGCGTGATGCTGCCGAACCACTCCCCGTACGTGATCGCCGAGCAGTTCGGCATGCTGGAGGAGCTCTACCCCGGCCGCATCGATCTGGGTCTCGGCCGCGCGCCGGGCACCGACCAGCAGACCCTGGGCCGGGCGCTGCGCCGGGACCCCCGCGCAGCCGAGAACTTCCCGCAGGACGTCCAGGAGCTGCAGGCGTGGCTGTCCAACACCTCGCCGCTTCCCGGTGTGACCGCGATGCCGGGCTTTAACACCAACGTGCCGCTGATCATCTTGGGCTCGTCCATGTTCGGCGCTTCTTTGGCAGCGCAGCTGGGTCTGCCGTACGCGTTCGCGTCCCACTTCGCCCCGCAGCACCTGGAGCAGGCCACCGCCTACTACCGCGACAACTACCAGCCCTCCGAGCGCCACCCGGAGCCGTACTGCATCGCCGCAGTCAACGTCACCGCCGCCGAGACCGAAGAGGACGCGAAGCGCCAGACGAAGGTGGTACACCGCAACCGCGTGCGCGCATTTATGGGCCGGCAGGGCAAGCAGCTTTCCGACGACCAGCTGGACACCGTGGTCAACTCTTACCAGGGCCGCCAGATCATCGACATGCTGCGCTACACCGCAGAGGGCACCGGCGAGCAGGTCGCCGAGTACCTGGAGGCGTTCCGGAAAACCGCCCAGGCCAACGAGCTGATGATCTCCCTGCAGTCCGCCAGCCACGACGAGGTGAGCCGGTCCATGGAGATCCTCGCCGAAGCCTGGGGCTAA
- a CDS encoding GntR family transcriptional regulator — translation MAQLPTGPLRRPQQHEEIADYLRDEIFAGHIPAGESLPSEVELCEQFNTSRGPVRQAVATLRAEGLLSSGRGRRSLVLSNTRTETFEEILSNTSWLFRMGKDPSEDMEQFGMDTASEELAEYMGINPGDEVFVVRRVRSADGEPAVIERMAFLPSLAEVIETVDTSEQSIHRELIRAGADFNNISRAFTIEQADADTASKLGIAENAPVLRVKIKALTHNGDVLEAAEHIFRVDNLSFGLNNVRGHSSPIWFQTESEIH, via the coding sequence ATGGCGCAACTGCCCACCGGCCCGCTTCGCCGCCCGCAGCAGCACGAGGAGATCGCGGACTACCTGCGCGACGAAATCTTCGCGGGCCACATCCCGGCCGGCGAGTCGCTGCCCAGCGAGGTAGAGCTGTGCGAGCAGTTCAACACCTCCCGCGGGCCGGTGCGCCAGGCGGTGGCCACGTTGCGCGCCGAGGGGCTGTTGTCCTCCGGCCGCGGCCGCCGCTCGTTGGTGCTGTCCAACACGCGCACCGAGACGTTCGAGGAGATTTTGTCCAACACCTCCTGGCTGTTCCGCATGGGCAAAGACCCCAGCGAGGACATGGAGCAGTTCGGCATGGACACCGCCAGCGAGGAATTGGCGGAGTACATGGGCATTAACCCGGGCGACGAGGTCTTCGTGGTCCGCCGCGTGCGCAGCGCCGACGGTGAGCCGGCGGTGATTGAGCGGATGGCGTTTTTGCCGTCGCTCGCAGAGGTCATTGAAACGGTGGACACGTCCGAGCAGTCGATCCACCGCGAGCTCATCCGCGCGGGCGCCGACTTCAACAACATCTCGCGCGCTTTCACCATCGAGCAGGCGGACGCGGATACCGCCTCCAAGCTGGGCATTGCCGAAAATGCGCCGGTGCTGCGTGTGAAGATCAAGGCGCTGACCCACAACGGCGACGTACTCGAAGCCGCCGAGCACATCTTCCGCGTGGATAACCTCTCCTTCGGTCTGAACAACGTGCGCGGGCACTCCTCCCCGATCTGGTTCCAGACTGAATCCGAGATCCACTAA
- a CDS encoding ABC transporter substrate-binding protein yields the protein MHPRTLVAAAALALPLAACGDSAPRDNVVVAASAAPAGLDFTTTGGAAAPQALVGNVYETLVRIDATGTPVPHLAERVERDGGVFTFHLRDGVTFADGTPFTADDAAFSIRYVQNEWTNGLKAQMDPVTHVEVVDEHTLRVTVEGGEAAEDAWLWTMGTLTGAMMTPAGVDKLATAPLGTGPYTVKRFDVGEAIELDAREDYWGGDVAHDGLIRYFDDPVSAVNALRVGDADVVWGMQAPQLIDTLPEDIRVEVGTTNGEVLLSMNNTRAPFDDPDVRRAVAYAVDRAAVNEVVYNGLGTDTGGAPVPPTDPWYPGRDFYPFDPDKARELLAGRTPDITITVPNRPYAQEASELIYSQLQDVGFRVRLETVEFPAVWLNQVLKGHDYQASLVSHVEPRDVPMLFGNPEYYLGYDNAVVRERIAAGDMAGAVEQIMDDAAALTLTNAPNIVLYAPGVSGLNPNVVTDSLPLNEVEK from the coding sequence ATGCATCCAAGGACTCTGGTGGCCGCGGCCGCCTTGGCCCTCCCGTTGGCAGCGTGCGGTGATTCCGCACCGCGCGACAACGTGGTGGTGGCGGCGTCGGCGGCCCCTGCGGGGTTGGACTTCACCACCACCGGCGGAGCGGCCGCACCCCAGGCGCTGGTGGGAAACGTGTACGAAACGCTGGTGCGTATCGACGCCACCGGCACCCCCGTGCCCCACCTCGCCGAACGCGTCGAGCGAGACGGCGGCGTATTTACATTCCACCTGCGCGACGGCGTGACGTTTGCAGACGGCACACCGTTTACCGCCGACGACGCAGCCTTTTCCATCCGCTACGTGCAAAACGAGTGGACCAACGGGCTGAAAGCCCAGATGGACCCGGTCACACACGTCGAGGTGGTAGACGAGCACACACTGCGCGTGACCGTCGAAGGCGGCGAGGCTGCCGAAGACGCATGGCTGTGGACCATGGGCACGCTGACGGGGGCGATGATGACACCGGCAGGCGTCGATAAGCTTGCGACTGCTCCCCTGGGCACCGGGCCGTACACCGTGAAACGCTTCGACGTCGGCGAAGCAATCGAGCTCGACGCGCGCGAGGATTACTGGGGCGGCGATGTCGCGCACGACGGGCTGATCCGCTACTTCGACGACCCGGTCTCCGCCGTCAACGCGCTGCGCGTGGGCGACGCTGACGTGGTGTGGGGCATGCAGGCGCCACAACTGATCGACACCCTGCCGGAGGACATCCGCGTCGAGGTCGGCACCACCAACGGCGAGGTGCTGCTTTCAATGAACAACACCCGCGCCCCCTTCGACGACCCGGATGTGCGCCGCGCCGTGGCCTACGCGGTGGACCGGGCGGCGGTCAACGAGGTGGTCTACAACGGCCTGGGCACCGACACCGGAGGCGCGCCCGTGCCGCCGACGGACCCCTGGTACCCGGGCCGCGACTTCTACCCCTTCGACCCGGACAAGGCCCGCGAGCTGCTCGCCGGGCGCACCCCGGACATCACCATCACCGTGCCCAACCGCCCCTACGCGCAAGAGGCAAGCGAGCTCATTTACTCGCAGCTTCAGGACGTCGGCTTCCGCGTGCGCCTCGAGACCGTCGAGTTCCCCGCGGTCTGGTTGAACCAGGTGCTCAAAGGCCACGACTACCAGGCATCGCTCGTCTCCCACGTGGAGCCGCGCGACGTGCCCATGCTGTTTGGCAACCCGGAGTACTACCTGGGCTACGACAACGCGGTGGTGCGCGAGCGCATCGCCGCCGGCGACATGGCCGGGGCGGTGGAGCAGATCATGGACGACGCCGCGGCGCTGACCCTGACCAACGCGCCGAACATCGTGCTCTACGCCCCCGGGGTTTCCGGCCTTAACCCGAACGTGGTCACCGACTCGCTGCCGTTGAACGAGGTGGAGAAATGA
- a CDS encoding ABC transporter permease, producing MIRTIGNHILRFVLLLAAASVVIFTLLRAVPGDPARVALGVSATEEAVAELSTRLGLDKPLPAQYFDWVSGLLTGDFGISMASGKDITDTVIERAGVSLTLTLVAMAVSLAVAVPVGVYLARRAHAPGGVLVGALSQVGIIVPSFLVGIALVALFSVRLGWLPANGWGTPAHAVLPVASLALVQASILTRYVAASVREEMGKDYVRTGRALGASIGNVLFTSALRNAALPVITVVGVQLASLVVGAVVIERVFTIPGLGTMLLDAVGNRDLATVQTVMMVIVAFTLVVNLIVDLTYSVVDPRIRRQA from the coding sequence ATGATCCGCACCATCGGCAACCACATCCTGCGCTTCGTCCTGCTGCTCGCCGCGGCGAGCGTGGTCATTTTCACCTTGCTGCGCGCGGTACCCGGCGACCCGGCGCGCGTGGCACTTGGTGTCTCGGCCACCGAGGAGGCCGTCGCGGAGCTGTCCACGCGCCTCGGGCTGGATAAGCCGCTGCCGGCGCAGTACTTCGATTGGGTTTCCGGTCTGCTCACCGGCGACTTCGGCATCTCCATGGCCTCGGGCAAGGACATCACCGACACGGTGATCGAGCGCGCCGGGGTCTCGCTGACACTCACCCTGGTGGCCATGGCGGTGTCCCTTGCCGTGGCGGTGCCGGTGGGTGTCTACCTGGCCCGGCGCGCCCACGCCCCCGGCGGCGTGCTCGTCGGCGCGCTGTCGCAGGTGGGCATCATCGTGCCGTCGTTTTTAGTCGGCATCGCCCTGGTCGCCCTGTTTTCGGTGCGGCTGGGCTGGCTGCCCGCCAACGGCTGGGGCACGCCTGCGCATGCGGTGCTGCCGGTGGCCTCGCTCGCACTGGTGCAGGCCTCGATCCTCACGCGCTACGTCGCCGCTTCCGTGCGCGAGGAGATGGGCAAGGATTATGTGAGGACGGGCAGGGCCCTTGGTGCGTCGATAGGCAATGTGCTTTTCACCTCGGCGCTTCGAAACGCCGCGCTGCCGGTGATCACGGTCGTCGGCGTGCAGCTGGCGTCGCTGGTGGTGGGCGCTGTGGTGATCGAGCGCGTGTTCACGATTCCTGGTTTGGGCACCATGCTTCTCGACGCAGTAGGCAACCGCGACCTGGCCACCGTGCAAACCGTGATGATGGTCATCGTGGCATTCACCCTGGTGGTGAACCTGATCGTGGACCTGACGTACTCGGTTGTGGACCCGCGGATTCGGAGGCAGGCATGA
- a CDS encoding ABC transporter permease, with product MSWQRKAGAVIVALVALAAVVSLVWTPYDPLQTEVAARLQGTSAAHWMGTDQFGRDILSRVMDGARLTLTVAVGAVALSGLIGVPLGIWAGMRRGASRFVMAGADLLLAFPALLLAIVFTAVFGASIWIVVLAIGIAGIPAFVRVARAGTMQVMQRDYILAARIAKVSGPAIAWRHVLPNIWPLVLTQVSVAVALAILAEAGLSFLGLGAPAPYASWGRMLQASQPYLATSPHLALWPGAAIALTVLGFNLLGHADDRR from the coding sequence ATGAGCTGGCAGCGCAAAGCAGGCGCGGTGATCGTCGCGCTGGTCGCCCTGGCGGCCGTGGTGTCGCTCGTGTGGACGCCCTACGACCCGCTGCAGACCGAAGTCGCCGCGCGGTTGCAGGGCACGTCCGCGGCGCACTGGATGGGTACCGACCAGTTCGGCCGCGACATCCTCTCGCGCGTGATGGACGGCGCACGGCTGACGCTGACCGTGGCCGTGGGTGCGGTCGCATTATCCGGGCTGATCGGCGTACCGCTGGGAATCTGGGCCGGCATGCGGCGCGGCGCGTCGAGGTTTGTCATGGCCGGCGCCGACCTGCTGCTCGCCTTCCCCGCGCTGCTTTTGGCGATCGTGTTCACCGCCGTGTTCGGCGCCTCCATCTGGATTGTGGTGCTGGCCATCGGCATCGCCGGCATCCCCGCCTTCGTGCGCGTGGCGCGCGCCGGGACCATGCAGGTGATGCAGCGCGACTACATCCTGGCCGCGCGCATCGCCAAGGTCTCCGGGCCTGCGATCGCGTGGCGGCACGTGCTGCCGAACATCTGGCCGCTCGTGCTCACCCAGGTCTCCGTCGCGGTCGCGCTGGCCATCCTGGCGGAGGCCGGCTTGTCCTTCCTCGGCCTCGGCGCGCCAGCGCCCTACGCCTCCTGGGGCCGCATGCTGCAGGCCTCCCAGCCGTACCTGGCCACCTCCCCGCACCTGGCGCTGTGGCCCGGCGCCGCAATCGCGCTGACCGTGCTGGGCTTCAACCTTCTGGGACACGCTGATGATCGACGTTAA
- a CDS encoding ATP-binding cassette domain-containing protein, producing the protein MIDVKHLSIPGILDDITFSVAPGERVGIIGESGSGKSVTALSIMGLSDLPAEGSVTVDGTEMVGTPDRMRRRVRGRKVAMVFQEPMTALDPLKKIGKLVSRELLREVGVDRPGAYPHELSGGQRQRVLIALALSQNPDVLICDEPTTALDAIVQAEILELLDRLVRERGMALLFISHDLAVVRRMTDRVLVFKGGRMMAPDSDYAKALAAAAEPGPPAEAIALGEPVVTLDGVSLRRGHTLAVDDVDLTVRAGERLAIVGGSGSGKTSLLHLIAGLREPTSGTVRVQGDVQMVFQDPYSSLDPRMAVRTSIREAGVDAARADDVLARVGLEGAGDRTPRQFSGGQRQRISIARAAAPRPSILLADEPVSALDATIQDQVLDLLRDTVGKHTLIFVTHDLKVARELCPTVAVMRHGRIVEQGETEKIWAAPEHPYTRELLDAVL; encoded by the coding sequence ATGATCGACGTTAAGCACTTATCCATCCCCGGCATCCTGGACGACATCACCTTTTCCGTCGCGCCCGGCGAGCGCGTGGGCATCATCGGCGAGTCCGGCTCCGGCAAGTCCGTCACCGCGCTTTCCATCATGGGCTTAAGCGACCTGCCGGCGGAGGGCTCCGTCACCGTCGACGGCACCGAGATGGTGGGCACCCCGGACCGCATGCGCCGGCGCGTGCGCGGCAGGAAAGTCGCGATGGTGTTCCAGGAGCCGATGACGGCGCTGGACCCGCTGAAAAAGATCGGCAAACTCGTCTCCCGCGAGCTTCTGCGCGAGGTCGGCGTGGACCGCCCCGGCGCCTACCCGCACGAGCTGTCCGGCGGGCAGCGCCAGCGAGTGCTGATCGCGCTGGCGCTGTCGCAAAACCCGGACGTGCTCATTTGCGACGAACCCACCACCGCCTTAGACGCCATCGTGCAGGCGGAAATCCTGGAGCTTTTGGACCGCCTCGTGCGCGAGCGCGGCATGGCGCTGCTGTTCATCTCCCATGACCTCGCCGTGGTGCGCCGCATGACCGACCGTGTGCTCGTGTTCAAGGGCGGGCGCATGATGGCGCCGGACTCCGACTACGCCAAGGCGCTTGCCGCCGCAGCCGAGCCCGGCCCGCCCGCCGAGGCGATCGCGCTCGGCGAGCCGGTGGTGACCCTGGACGGCGTCTCGCTGCGGCGCGGGCACACCCTCGCCGTCGACGACGTGGACCTCACCGTGCGCGCCGGCGAGCGCCTCGCCATCGTCGGCGGGTCCGGCTCTGGCAAGACGTCGCTGTTGCACCTCATCGCGGGCCTGCGCGAGCCGACCTCCGGCACCGTGCGCGTGCAAGGTGACGTGCAGATGGTCTTCCAGGACCCGTACTCGTCGCTGGATCCGCGGATGGCCGTGAGGACGTCGATACGCGAGGCGGGCGTCGATGCCGCCCGCGCCGACGACGTGCTCGCGCGCGTGGGGCTCGAAGGCGCCGGCGACCGCACGCCACGTCAGTTCTCGGGCGGGCAGCGCCAGCGCATCTCGATCGCGCGCGCCGCGGCACCACGCCCGAGCATTTTGCTTGCCGACGAGCCCGTCTCCGCCCTCGACGCCACCATCCAAGACCAGGTGCTGGATCTGCTGCGTGACACCGTCGGCAAGCACACGCTCATCTTTGTCACCCACGACCTGAAGGTCGCCCGCGAGCTGTGCCCCACTGTGGCGGTGATGCGGCACGGGCGCATCGTGGAGCAAGGGGAAACCGAAAAGATCTGGGCGGCACCTGAGCACCCATACACGCGCGAGCTACTCGACGCAGTGTTGTAA
- a CDS encoding ribokinase, translated as MSMCVVGSINADLTVNVERHPTPGETLLGAGGGITAGGKGANQAVAAAKLGTPVVLVGATGTDANADPATAILREAGVDMRHVEEVEAVTGLAVITVAANGENTVLVVPGANALVDAAFVDRHADAVESAELVLLQGEIPADGFARAVELARGRVVVNLAPVVDVPREALLAADPLMANEHEAGLILEQLGLDGAGTPEELARRLLDAGFASVVLTLGSAGALVATAEELTHIDSPKVEAVDTVGAGDSFAGAFCHRILEGDRMADAAAFACRVGAFSVTRPGAQPSYPSVGDALPEI; from the coding sequence ATGAGTATGTGCGTCGTCGGATCCATCAACGCCGACCTGACCGTCAACGTCGAGCGCCACCCCACCCCGGGCGAGACCCTGCTGGGCGCAGGCGGCGGCATCACCGCCGGGGGCAAAGGCGCGAACCAGGCCGTCGCCGCGGCGAAGCTGGGCACCCCGGTCGTGCTCGTCGGCGCGACCGGCACCGACGCCAACGCCGACCCCGCCACCGCGATCCTCCGCGAGGCCGGCGTGGACATGCGCCACGTCGAAGAAGTTGAGGCAGTCACCGGCCTGGCCGTGATCACCGTCGCGGCCAACGGCGAGAACACCGTCCTCGTGGTGCCGGGGGCGAACGCGCTGGTGGACGCGGCATTCGTAGACAGGCACGCAGACGCTGTGGAGAGCGCCGAGCTGGTGCTGCTGCAAGGCGAGATCCCCGCCGACGGGTTTGCGCGCGCTGTGGAGTTGGCGCGGGGGCGCGTGGTGGTCAACCTCGCACCCGTCGTCGACGTGCCGCGCGAGGCGCTGCTTGCCGCCGATCCCCTCATGGCCAACGAGCACGAAGCCGGCCTGATCCTGGAGCAGCTCGGCCTCGACGGCGCGGGCACGCCGGAGGAGCTGGCGCGGCGCCTGCTGGACGCCGGGTTCGCCTCCGTGGTGCTCACCTTGGGCTCCGCGGGCGCGCTGGTGGCCACCGCCGAGGAGCTCACCCACATCGACTCGCCCAAGGTAGAGGCGGTGGACACCGTCGGCGCGGGCGACTCGTTCGCGGGCGCGTTCTGCCACCGCATCCTCGAAGGCGACAGGATGGCCGACGCCGCGGCGTTCGCCTGCCGCGTCGGCGCGTTCTCGGTCACCCGGCCCGGCGCGCAGCCGTCCTACCCGTCCGTGGGAGACGCGCTGCCAGAGATCTAG
- a CDS encoding AbrB/MazE/SpoVT family DNA-binding domain-containing protein produces MDMDQTPPPGKYAATVKVGPKGQVVIPKGARELFDIHPGDTLLLLADANQGIALMRQETLDQIVMQAMPSHQAPVDSEGDEG; encoded by the coding sequence ATGGACATGGATCAAACGCCCCCACCGGGCAAGTACGCCGCGACGGTCAAGGTCGGCCCCAAGGGACAGGTCGTCATCCCCAAGGGCGCGCGGGAGCTCTTCGATATTCACCCGGGCGACACCCTGCTCCTGCTCGCTGACGCGAACCAAGGGATCGCTTTGATGCGCCAGGAGACGCTCGATCAGATCGTCATGCAGGCGATGCCTAGCCATCAGGCCCCCGTGGACTCCGAGGGTGATGAGGGATGA
- a CDS encoding ABC transporter ATP-binding protein, which yields MKNVVSCAAVSRNFGSFTALEDVSFKVREGEIFGVVGPNGAGKTTLLNCLEGLDRPSSGHVEVLGCDPIKDQHLLAQQIGVQLQSAALPPRLTVQDALELYSALYERPRPWRELLKDLGIKDKANARVDRLSGGERQRVFVALALINRPQLAFLDELTTALDPQSRRNMWDTVEHVRDSGATVVLTTHYMEEAERLCDRVAIIDHGRLVALDTVASLIQQHAGETTAKLILSASPSAEFDLNGVPGVTSARTEGRELTIRGAADGLQGVLAALAAHRITVTSMSTTTPGLEDVFLALTGRHITTEEQAA from the coding sequence ATGAAGAATGTCGTGAGCTGTGCGGCTGTCAGCCGCAACTTCGGCAGCTTCACTGCCCTCGAAGACGTCTCCTTCAAGGTCCGCGAAGGAGAGATCTTCGGGGTCGTGGGCCCGAATGGTGCTGGTAAGACGACCCTGTTGAACTGCCTGGAAGGACTGGACCGCCCCTCGTCTGGGCACGTCGAGGTGCTCGGCTGCGACCCCATCAAGGACCAGCACTTGTTGGCTCAGCAAATTGGGGTCCAGCTGCAAAGCGCGGCCCTGCCACCTCGTCTCACTGTGCAGGACGCCCTCGAGCTCTACTCCGCCCTCTACGAGCGTCCGCGGCCTTGGCGCGAACTGCTGAAGGATCTGGGGATCAAGGACAAGGCCAACGCCCGCGTTGACAGGCTCTCGGGTGGGGAGCGTCAACGAGTGTTCGTCGCCCTCGCCTTGATCAACCGTCCCCAGCTCGCTTTCTTGGACGAGCTCACCACCGCTCTCGATCCTCAGTCACGTCGAAACATGTGGGACACCGTCGAGCACGTCCGCGATAGCGGTGCAACGGTCGTTCTCACAACCCACTACATGGAGGAGGCCGAACGGCTATGCGACCGTGTAGCCATCATCGACCACGGCCGGTTGGTTGCTTTGGACACAGTGGCTTCCCTCATCCAGCAACACGCCGGCGAAACCACGGCGAAGCTCATCCTGTCGGCGTCGCCTAGCGCAGAGTTCGACCTCAACGGAGTTCCTGGCGTGACCAGCGCTCGAACAGAGGGACGGGAACTGACCATCCGTGGCGCTGCGGACGGGCTGCAGGGCGTCCTTGCTGCACTGGCGGCACACCGCATCACCGTAACGAGCATGAGCACGACGACCCCCGGCCTTGAAGACGTCTTTCTGGCCCTCACCGGTCGCCACATCACCACCGAGGAGCAGGCGGCATGA
- a CDS encoding ABC transporter permease, which translates to MNAYRALLKALWRSQRRDPVGLFFSFGFAPVLVLALGVIFGNDPRPEFGGRGFLDATLPAFASLVLAMIGVLQVPVAMLTLRDTGALRRLSLTPLRRSTFIAASLTVHFVVGIAGMLTALAIGIGVFGVPMPSHVPGVLAVCLIGLSTFLAVGCALAALYPSATAATGIGNVLMILLMLTSGAFTPLAAMPSAIQQIVKYSPVRWFVEAAQHAWDGDPLAAMIMPVFLLCVVLAVAALVGRWRFQWEPVR; encoded by the coding sequence ATGAACGCATATCGAGCCCTTCTCAAAGCCCTATGGCGCTCCCAGCGCCGCGACCCTGTAGGCCTGTTCTTCTCTTTCGGTTTCGCGCCGGTTTTGGTGCTGGCCTTGGGTGTGATCTTCGGTAACGATCCGCGACCGGAGTTCGGTGGACGGGGATTCCTCGATGCGACCCTGCCCGCCTTCGCCTCTCTTGTTCTCGCCATGATCGGGGTCCTCCAAGTGCCCGTGGCGATGCTGACCCTTCGTGACACGGGCGCACTCCGACGCCTGAGTCTTACGCCGCTGCGTCGTTCCACCTTCATCGCAGCGAGCCTCACCGTGCACTTCGTCGTAGGTATTGCGGGCATGCTCACCGCTTTGGCGATTGGGATCGGGGTTTTCGGGGTGCCCATGCCTAGCCACGTCCCAGGTGTCCTGGCCGTGTGCCTCATCGGGCTCAGCACCTTCCTCGCAGTGGGTTGCGCGCTTGCGGCGCTCTATCCGTCCGCCACTGCCGCTACGGGCATAGGGAACGTGCTCATGATCCTGCTCATGCTCACATCCGGAGCCTTTACGCCATTGGCGGCGATGCCGTCGGCGATTCAGCAGATCGTTAAGTATTCACCCGTCCGTTGGTTCGTCGAAGCCGCTCAACACGCGTGGGACGGCGACCCACTAGCCGCCATGATCATGCCGGTGTTTCTTCTGTGCGTTGTACTCGCTGTCGCTGCTCTCGTTGGCCGGTGGCGCTTCCAGTGGGAGCCGGTCCGATGA
- a CDS encoding IS481 family transposase, whose translation MTTHANAALTPRHRLKVARLVVDEGWPISEIAARFQVSWPTVKRWVDRYLSGESMQDRSSRPKNSPTKTSLAVTKRCISLRMRLREGPVQLAVRVGVAPSTVHRILRSARLNRLAYLDRATGELVRRYEHRYPGSLVHVDVKKFGNIPDGGGWRYVGRRQGEKNRSATPDKPKNKWRDPKLGYAFIHTVIDDHSRVAYSEAHDDETATTAVAVLHRAVEWFTDRGVTVERVLSDNGGAYRSHLWRGTCEELSITPKRTRPYRPQTNGKVERFHRTMADGWAYARCYTSEQERRDALADWLHHYNHHRPHTACDYQPPISRLTNVPGQYI comes from the coding sequence ATGACGACGCACGCGAACGCCGCTCTCACACCTCGCCACCGACTCAAGGTCGCCCGCCTCGTCGTCGACGAAGGATGGCCGATCAGCGAGATCGCAGCCCGGTTCCAGGTGTCGTGGCCCACCGTGAAGCGTTGGGTCGACCGCTATCTGTCCGGCGAGTCCATGCAGGACAGGTCCTCGCGCCCGAAGAACTCACCGACCAAGACATCGCTCGCGGTCACGAAGCGCTGTATCAGCCTGCGAATGAGGCTGCGAGAAGGACCGGTTCAGCTCGCCGTGCGCGTCGGTGTCGCTCCATCGACCGTGCACCGCATCCTGCGCTCGGCTCGATTGAACCGACTTGCTTACCTCGACCGCGCCACTGGCGAGCTAGTTCGCCGGTACGAACACCGCTACCCTGGCTCCCTCGTCCATGTAGACGTGAAGAAGTTCGGGAACATCCCCGATGGCGGTGGCTGGCGCTACGTGGGCCGCCGCCAAGGAGAGAAGAACCGTTCCGCCACCCCCGACAAGCCGAAGAACAAGTGGCGCGATCCCAAGCTCGGGTACGCCTTCATCCACACCGTGATCGACGATCACTCACGAGTGGCGTACTCCGAGGCCCACGACGACGAGACCGCCACCACTGCGGTCGCTGTGCTGCACCGTGCGGTCGAGTGGTTCACCGATCGTGGTGTCACTGTCGAACGAGTCTTATCAGACAATGGCGGTGCCTACCGCTCGCACCTGTGGCGCGGCACCTGCGAGGAGCTGTCCATCACCCCGAAGCGGACCCGCCCCTACCGGCCGCAAACCAACGGCAAGGTCGAACGCTTCCATCGCACAATGGCCGACGGATGGGCTTACGCTCGCTGCTACACCAGCGAGCAGGAGCGTCGCGACGCACTCGCTGACTGGCTCCACCACTACAACCACCACCGGCCGCACACGGCCTGCGACTACCAGCCGCCCATCTCCCGATTGACCAACGTCCCCGGTCAGTACATCTAG